The following are from one region of the Primulina eburnea isolate SZY01 chromosome 17, ASM2296580v1, whole genome shotgun sequence genome:
- the LOC140817846 gene encoding secreted RxLR effector protein 161-like produces MDNAKSLPTPMVSGLELSSQEGDPFDNVTLYRSIVSALQYLTITHPDIVYSVNKVCQFMQAPLHLHWKAVKRILRYLNGTMNFGLQFTASPHLSLSGYCDAYWANDPDDRRSTSDFCWFLESSPITWCSKKKTVVSGSSTEAEYHSLANATSELMWLKSLLTELYIPLSKSPILWCDNLSTIS; encoded by the coding sequence ATGGATAATGCCAAGTCTCTTCCTACTCCAATGGTGTCTGGTCTCGAACTATCTTCCCAAGAAGGGGATCCCTTTGATAATGTCACACTCTATCGGAGTATTGTAAGTGCTCTACAATATTTGACTATTACACATCCAGACATCGTTTATAGTGTGAATAAGGTGTGCCAATTCATGCAAGCGCCCCTTCATCTACATTGGAAGGCAGTCAAGCGAATTCTCCGGTACTTAAATGGCACGATGAACTTCGGCCTTCAATTTACTGCTTCTCCACATCTGTCTCTTTCTGGTTATTGTGATGCATATTGGGCCAATGATCCAGATGATCGTCGCTCTACCTCGGACTTCTGTTGGTTTCTCGAAAGCTCACCTATTACTTGGTGCTCTAAGAAAAAGACTGTTGTCTCTGGCTCTAGTACAGAGGCTGAATACCACAGCTTAGCAAATGCCACTTCAGAATTAATGTGGCTCAAGTCCTTGCTCACTGAGTTGTACATCCCACTGTCCAAATCTCCAATCTTATGGTGTGATAATCTTAGCACTATAtcctga